From the Cydia splendana chromosome 6, ilCydSple1.2, whole genome shotgun sequence genome, the window GTTTTTTGGTGAGAATTCCCGGGTAAATTTGATTAAACTCAAAGTGTTTATGAATTACCTACAGAAGTTGATTTAGGTTGTTGTAAAAGAATTTCTCTAATAGAGATGGTTTACGATTTCttcttttaaatacatatacagggtgatcaatccaaatgggtcagtatggagaagtcagaaactataagagatagagaaatctgttcttaggaaccatggcgtcgattttagatttaataataatggcattcaattttttttttaatctatcatacataaccgggattcgaacctggtcaatattctttatgtaatcgcgtgtagtatttgttttatcgatttttccataaaaatttttgacatggtaatcttgggcccccaggctcgccgcatgccaaatttCAGCGCGCTTGGACCAActacaaaaaatttaaaaaaaagtcggccaatttggattttattaaatgtagtttgttttgtctcggggctctctatgatatttggtccagcaccccccacctatcacgcatcgtttaaaagttgccatacaaacaaacaacaagaatattgaccaggttcgaatcccggttatgtatgatagattaaaaaaaaattgaatgccattattattaaatctaaaatcgaagccatggttcctaagaacagatttcgctatctctcatagtttctaacttctccatactgacccatttggattgatcaccctgtatacatacctacataaaaatgtataactgttttttttttatacttagctgCTTCAACAAATTTTCATGTTCAATTGATTATACATTAACGGAGTggattacatattttaatgaacagtgtacctacctatatttaaataatGATAGCGATATAAAACAGGATAATTGGGAAGAGGGAATCCCAACAGACGCGGTAATCctaaaatatgaataatattTGGTAGCATATTGATTTGTTGATACTTATAGGCATTGAATGGAATGTCATTAGTAGGTTTAATTATACGGTGGCATTTACCTTACAATACACTCCGAAATGCGGCAATTCGTTACACTCTGCCTCCATGCTGGTAATCTCGAACTCGAACTGGACCTGGTCGATAGGGATCTTGTTGTGCCGGGAGTAGTTCTGCAGCACGCCCGTGAGGAACGACTGGGTGAAGTAGAACCCCGAGATCCAGAACACCACGGGCGGGCCCTCTTCTATCCAGTCTTGAAGGAATTTCAACCTGACGGCAAGAGTAAAGTTTTATTGGTCGTTGTGGATGAGGTCGAAGTTATCCAGAACGCCTGAGAGGAACGATTGGGTGATGTTCCGGAGTTCCAAAATACCACGGGCGAGTctgtctaaaggggcccactgattaccagttcgccggacgatatcagcatgtcagttaaacgcaaaatttgacagctccgaacaactaacaggctgatatcgtctggcgaactggtaatctgtgggcccctttataggaACTTTTACCTGCCGAAAAcagtacaatacaaatactctttattgcacacctcattgcagaaaacaatacaaagaaTACAGAAaagaagaggttaaacaacaggcCGAGATCAGTAATAAATGATTACCACCAATAAGCGGATTGATCAACGTCACTCTGCAGTGAACTACGAAATTTCTCATACAATCGGTTGCACCCAACCGTCTGTCATTTTAACTGTACAGgcggttggtgcaactgaccctttAGAGGCGTCTAGTTAAAAACAGATGGACTGTTCATCGCATGCCGCATTTATTAAGCccaataaaatttgaaataatCATGAGCATGTGGTCCTAGCGGGAGAGGACACCTGTGAGGGCGGACCCTCGGCTATCCAATTCTGGGGATAATATAGCCTGCCTAAAATTGTAAAGGGTACTGAAGATCGAGCGGCTCCCAAGGAGAAGCTCCCTGTTACCAGTGTGGATGAGGAGGATTTCACAGTggtatcaagaaagaagaaggcgcgcacggcgcctcgtaagactctgtgtggtaccgccgaaccggctaaTTCTGGCTTGCGGattgctacaccgagtaaggcgctgtacgtatcgcgcctgcattacaccgccacggctgctgaagtggcggagtatgtacaccagaagaccggctacacgctgagggtgttccagcttcgatcgcgccactacgtgcacttcaactcttttgtggtgcgcgtgccgcgaccgctgcagggaacatagatgtaagtaaattgaggtagatatggtaccaggcgcacgattgtgagccattaaatataggttccggaacctatatttagttaggcgtatgggtgacgccaacctgtcaagctgtcaaaatcgttggatcaatttttaattttgtcgactatgaacgtcacacgtctacataaataaaaggtcattggcagggaaccatcgagtgcgtcgacttctggccgaaaggtgtcgtgtttcggaggttccggggcaaactgccgaatccgacacaagagcagccgatgcaacggagccacgccgttttgtcgactaaatagtgtttagttttaagtttataaaatacatatgtatgttagtctgtaaggtatttgtaatatgggccttgttgcctgaattaaatttctaaataaaataaataaataaaaataaaatattaatcgTGTATAGGATTTTGAAGTTTTTTAACACTTCCGAGGTAGATACCTACGTTACATACGTGTTTTTAAGTCTTCAAGTCTTTACGCGCTTCCAATAATGTTACTGACCAAGTTATTCCAAGGTAAAACGCATGTTTCATTATTAATGTCCACGAACAATTCCGCGAGTAGGCATGCATGTGCCGCGTGGCACGGCTTTTCTTTCATTCATACTCGCGGAATTATGCTCTGTTGGCGTAGGTATACAAACAAATGCGTGGGACATACttactacatacatacatatagttgtaattagCTGATGTCTAACATTTCAAGCGTTCTTAGTTCTCGTCAGTCGCTCGGCACGGACGGTTGAAGCACCTACATCAATATTTATGGGTTGTTTTGTGTGGCTTACTCGCTGCGCCAAGAATGAGTCAGTATTCTCATATTAGATATCACATTTCAGCTCGAACCCAAAAATGTGAACAATAGATTTAGAAATTAGTCATCTTTAATTTTTATCTTTCCCTCTATTTCagtaaaatggaagacaaagtTCTTACCGCAGAAACATGGCCACAAGAAGCCGAGGCGGCGATCAACGACATACGCAAACACGTGAAATCGGCCAACATATCAACACAACTGAAAAACGACAACCAACGGATTTACATCAACCTCACAACCCTGGAGAACTCCGACTATTGCGTCGAGATGTCCGCCGCCGGGTTCAGAGTCGTGGGCCGGACTTACGACGACACAACCCTAGCTATCATCGAGAACATGAATTATGAAACCCCCTACGCCTTGCTCAATAACATCAGTCAGAAATACAGGGAGTCTTTCGGCGGTGAGTTGATGAATAAGCTACTGGATCTCGCCAAAAAGGAGACTTGAATTTTGAGTCGTTTGCAGACGATTTTAGAGCTTATTTTGTAGTAACAGCCTTACTAGACATAGATGTCACATACACGAGCTTTTGGAGATATATTGTTGGGTTTCCGAATTTTCGAGGGTTGTTTAAAGTGATAAGAAGGTTGTAATTGGCGACTGTTGAAACTGTCAGTATTTATCctataaatgtatttaaaagTAACAATTAGACCAAATTAGAATAAATTGTGATCGTAATAGTGTTTCTGAAGGTAAAATTACAGACATGAACTGGAATCATTGTTGTTTTGAAGGCatgtttaaaatataatatactatACTAACTGTTTGGCATCTAAATGTATTTGTATGCATGTATATGTTTAGTAGCTACAAATATGTCTGTAGTGTCCTCTTATCTTAGTTCCTTAATTGTGTGTGTTACCCTGTGTAAAAATGCAGGCTTTTTGTCTATGCTAGCTTGGCAACGTAAGGCCGTAGACTTTGTGCACTTCATTTTTACTGAGTGGCAATAAGTGGGTTGGTAGATATCTATCACAAATAAAGGATcacatcatataaaaaaaaacaattataaatACGGAAGCGCAGGGAAcagaaacaataaaaaaatattaattgctTAACATTTCTGCATGGTTCAAAATTATCctctatttattttacaatgtaggtacataggcATTTCTTATTTGTAGGTTTGAAATGAAACGACGCCCTAGCATTGCCTTTCAGTGTCGTCACCAAATGGCTATATACAGTAAAACCCGTTTATACGAATTCCCACGTAACACGCCATTTTACACTGGTCCCTACAACGTGCTGTCATACATTTTATTACGGTTAATACGCTTTTCCGCTTGAGACGCGTTTCTCGACTATAGATGCCTTCAGATTTTGAAAATCTGCTTGGGAGAGTTTTACTATATTAGTACATTTAGTACCTACTACGGCTACTACTAGTAGTCATAGGTATTACCTATGACTTAGATTACGTCAGTGTTTTTCAACCTCTTTAATTTGAGAACATTGCGACTATTTGTGACCACTGTGATTGAAATTTTAactctaagggccacttgcaccattcattaacccggggttaaccggttaaacctggagttaccatatatggttaccagtacaatagggagtattactgcaatgttctgccgccagagtgcagctcTAGTGCACATAAGAGTAACTTAAACCTGTAACACCTgtaaaccgccttgatgcatcaatgtcatagtgaaacttgtcaaaaaactgtttaaggcccagtatgtgagtcgcttaacttcaaactcgggtaaatccattcgaccctctcagcaaatatctaccctattaactttacttaataccaaaatcgcataatctgacagatggatttacccgagtttgaagttaagcgactcacatactgggccttaaacagttttttgacaagttttcactatgacattgatgcatcaaggcggtttacAGGTGTTACAGGTTACAGGTGGCCTACTGCAAAACgcgtaaatcgaaatttcgttatctgcctcccTATTGATCAAATAGCCAAGAGCGATTGAGAGGCAGAAACCGCACTTTCggttttcgtgtttcgcggtaggccctgtgcttgtgctagtgacgccctctacgcagagttttgcgtaatattccctatttgacactgggttaacggtttaaccggatagccccgggttagtgagatggtgctAGTGGCGCTAAAGGTTGCACAATGTAAGTAGGTGTTAGCTGTTGACTGTTTACTGTATTTTCTATGTGTCAATTATGTAATAAGATTTCTgaacaatgttttttagttagaaataattataaatcTTCGCTCATGTTactaatattaggtataatacaTTGGGGCTTTCAACCAGAATAATGATTGATTACATATTAACGCGTGTGGCAGTATTGTCAGTTACGTACGTACCTATATATTAAAATGCATAAAGCTCTACAATACACCGTTaattaaatgtgacgttttcaactaaaaggtaccacattgtcggttgttgATAAGGTTGATTTCCAATTGAAGTAATATGGAAATaccgccttattgacaaccggcAATATACCCTTTTGGTTGATAATGTCACAAATTATCAAGCAAAGCTATATATTAAAGGGTGTGATTTGAATTGAACGTACAGATCAAACGAAGGCTAATGATAGAGGAACGGATTCTCCGAAACCATTATTATCGCTGAGCATACATGGGGTTGGGTGTTGAATCGATAGCTCTTTAGGTCTATCACTGCTTTCGTATGAACCATACTGAATGTATGTATAAAGACCACATATATGCTTcctagtatttttattgttaagagggCGAATCAACTTTTTGACCGACACAAACTTGTCCACAACTTTAAAACTTCTTTTTGAAATTTGACCTTTAAATAATGGCTTTTCTATGTTTCAGTTATGGTATATGTTAAAACATTCAATGCCCCAACTGTTAAACCTAATAAACAGAAACTATGCCAGAAGCCCGACTTCTTGGTAACTCCAgagacaaaattttaaagtggaaaaattactcaTCCACCCACCCAAAACAGTAACTTttccacatttttttatttattctaagcttaatagcatcgttcgcagacgtttgtGCTTGTTAAAATTTAACTCCAGAGACACTTTAAGTGACTCAAGAGATACTCAAAATTGTCGGTCAAAAGTTGCTTCGCCCACGAAAGCGAGATTGTGGTGGAATGTAATGCACCATATACAAAAAATACGCTAGATTACTTCAAAGAGACGTAACTCCGATCAATATAATGTCAACCAATATAGTGTTGTATGTTTTAAAgtgatcagagggcctaccgcgaaaaacgaaattcgcaaattgcggggatctttctcttttactccaacgaaggcgtaattagagtgacagagaaaaatgcccgcaatttgcgaacttcgattttcgcggttatatgTAGACCTGATTATCCTATTCATGTTgtggttaacacattcactgcccccgacgcacaatggcacatgtgcgtccaccgtcatacaagtttgttcctaggccacgccccctggcagtgaatgcgttaagccccctccagactatgcgcgtgaatcgcgggcgaagccgcgaacgcgagtgtggactcgatttcgctgtctgcgaaaatcgactccacactcgcgttcgcggcttcgcgccgcgattcgcgcacgagtgtggaggaggctatAGAATTAGTTTTATAGATGGTTCGGAATGCAGTGACGCTCTCTTCCTATTTTAAAAATTTAGCTCTCATGAATTAGCTCGTGAAAAAGAGACCAAGTCTGGGAAAGCTTTGGAAAAGATAATAAGGGTCGATTTTTTCTGTGCATCACaaagataatttaaaaattacttctaaagttggtcaagcagatcttgtcagtagaaaaaggcggcaaatttgaaaaatgtaggcgcgaagggatatcctctcatagaaaatttgaatttcgcgcgtttttctactgacaagatttgcttgaccatctatagttaaTGTAATACTTAATGATAATAAATGTATATCAAAATTAAGTTAATAAAGCAAAAAGTCATGAAAAGGGGAAATAGAtaaaaacgtaggtacctatcctATTGTAACACTGCTGGTTAAAACGTTTAggcattacaaaaaaaatcgttgtgGGTGCTTTCTTTGACTATGGCTCTATgttacttaaggggcccactgattaacagtccgccggacggtatcggcctgtcagttgttcggaactgtcaaaattttgttctaactgacaagccgataccgtccggcggcacagaataaataatagtactatcgtacagaaaggaaacttcctacaaaaccgaagtttgacagcggttcagggtcgaatcttgttatccttttctaatatatggcactatccctttcgactatttagggttgtcaaaattcaagtgattatcttatctgtggtcgtgcacgcaaaaggaagtcaagtggtgccaaccctaataattgctcggagcaatgctgagccgagcggagccgagtttggctgatctcaggagtttcgcacccctgccggcggactgttaatcagtgggcccctttgaAATGAAGTTTTCgtgtcatattataaatattataataattacatgTGCAATACATTCGCATCAGTACAACAACAGACTGAGTACAAACATTGTATTTAAATGTTAGCTTTAGTATTGTGATAGTAAACtgaatttatttgttaattatttttttatttttctacccCTCTAAATGGTCCCGTTTAAATTGCAATACTCGTATGTAGGCTTGAGTCGGTCCTGAACTAAGAactattaagaatgaaatcccatcaaggaccgaaaggaactaaatctttttgcgcgctcttaatcggtctttaggtcctttagttcagtgggattcgagagcgcttgactgagtgaaacgtaaaatagacggaacgaaacggttgtcaatgtcgctggcacgagtgtgaacgagatgaaagaacgacgtgacactcctaagcccgtaaaatatgaaggaaaatcgaatatatttcgacatatttcacatttttaaattatgttaaggtgttttaatgtttaataccgacacatcgtatcgtacaagttgaattgtattcagttaccaaagattggaaagaaaccaatgaaaaatcgactcctattcattcccggctctcaacgaccgaactgaactaaaggaactaaaagaccgaactagttcgtttgaccgattgaccgagagcggagcgctctctgtagtgaccgagcaggcacaagcctactcGTATGCGGTTCAGCGGCCTTCGTTTGCCCACTGccatttacctacttaaatctGGCAACTCTACGTTcgac encodes:
- the LOC134791321 gene encoding GSK3-beta interaction protein-like isoform X1; this translates as MGCFVWLTRCAKNDKMEDKVLTAETWPQEAEAAINDIRKHVKSANISTQLKNDNQRIYINLTTLENSDYCVEMSAAGFRVVGRTYDDTTLAIIENMNYETPYALLNNISQKYRESFGGELMNKLLDLAKKET
- the LOC134791321 gene encoding GSK3-beta interaction protein-like isoform X2, which codes for MEDKVLTAETWPQEAEAAINDIRKHVKSANISTQLKNDNQRIYINLTTLENSDYCVEMSAAGFRVVGRTYDDTTLAIIENMNYETPYALLNNISQKYRESFGGELMNKLLDLAKKET